The following DNA comes from Bradyrhizobium sp. SK17.
CCGGATCCGTGCCCATGGCCAGACGAAATCGCCCGATCAACATGCCCGCGCCGTATCTGAAGCGGGTGTGGCTCGATCCGGCACGGATTCCGAACCGCCAGGCCTATCCGTTCGTGCTGCCGTTGCTGCGCGATGATTTCGAGCTGAGCTTCGAGGAGGCCATCACCATCATCGTCGGCGAGAACGGCACCGGCAAGTCGACGCTGCTGGAGGGCATCGCCGTGATGGCGGGTTATGACGACGCTGGTGGCGGCAAGGGCTATCGCGCCGTCGATCACGGCGGTGCGGTGGAGAAAATGGGCGGCTCGCTGGCGACGGCGCTGCGCGCGAGCTGGCTGCCCAAGATCACCAATGGCTGGTTCTTCCGTGCCGAGAGCTTCTTCTCGGTGGCGCGCTATCTCGATGAAGCAGCACTGGACGTCGGCGACATGCCGCCGGACTTCCTGTCCCACTCGCACGGTGAAGGTTTCCTGCGCTTCTTCGAGGAGCGCTGCCGACGGCAGGGCATCTTCATCTTCGACGAGCCGGAATCCGCGTTGTCGCCATCGCGCCAGATCGAGTTCCTCAAACTGCTGCACCGGATGCACGGCACCGGCCATTGCCAGGTCATCATGGCAACGCATTCGCCGATCCTGATGGCTTATCCGAACGCGACGCTGCTGCGGCTGACCAAATATGGCCTCGAACCGGTGAACCTGAGGGACACCGACCATTACCGGCTGATGCGCGAGTTCTGCGACGACCCCAAGGGCTTCGTCGAGGCGGTGATCACGGAGTGAGGTGACTCGAAATCGGAGGGAACCGAAAGGAACCGAAACGGCGCCCGCGTGTTACGGCTGCATGACCCGATATTTCTTCGATTATCATTGCTCGGACGGCGCTGCGACAATCGACGAAACGGGGCAGGAGCTGGACAGCCTCGACGCTGCGCGGGCCATGGCGTTGGCGGCGGCCGGCGACGCCGCGCTCGACATGTCCCGCGATGGCCAGGAGGTTCGCTTGACGATCGACGTCCGCGATGGCGTGCGCGTTGTTGCCGGCGCCACCCTCACCATTTCAACCAAGTGACCCTGCAATGCACCAACGATTGATCGCGCGCCTACAGGCGGTCACCGGCCTTTCGCAGGACGAACGCGCCGTACTCAATGCGCTTCCACATACGATCCGGACGCTCGGCGATCGCGAAAGCATCCTGAGGGAAGGCGACCGGGCGCTGAACTGCGTCGCGCTGATGAACGGCTTTCTGTATCGCCAGAAGATCGTCGGAGATCGCAGCCAGATCCTGTCGCTGCACGTTCCGGGCGACATCCCCGACCTGATGACGTTGTATTTGCCGACCATGGACCACGATCTGATCAGCGTCGGGCAGAGCACCGTCGCGACGGTACCGCACGCGGCGCTCAAGGCGCTGTTCGACAAGCAGCCTTCACTCGTGCACACATTCTGGCGCGAAACGCTGATCGACGCCGCGATCTTTCGACATTGGGTCGGCAACCTTGGAGCGCTGGATGCCATTCGTCGCGTGGCCCAATTGTTTTGTGAGCTCGCCGTGCGTCTGGAGTTCGTCGGCCTGCTCAATCAGGACAGTTTTGCGTTCCCGCTGACACAGGCGGATATTGGATCGGCCTGCGGCCTTTCCACGGTCCATACCAACCGAACCTTGCAGGCGCTCCGGAAGCGAGGATTGCTGGAGTGGCGCGGGGAGCTGGTTTCGCTGCCGAACCGGGCGGAGCTGGAACAGCTGGCTGAATTCAATCCGGACTATTTGCAGCGAAAGGCTCAGCCCACGTAGTCGATCTTCCAACAGCGCCGTGGAGGGCTTGAAACGAGGGCCTGCGAACGACTAAATCTCCTAAAGGGGGGCGTCCTCGGGAACGGAACCTCGTCGATGACGCCACGATTTGTTTTGGTCGCATTTTCAATCGCGTTCGGACTGGCTGTGATTTGCGCTGCCGTCACAACGTCCCGGCAAATTTCCGCTTCTCAAACCGGCACCATCTCGCGAGCAACGTGAGCCGGCGGCTGGGCCTGACCGCGGGCCGTAAGCCAGTCAGTCATTTGGCGAGCGCGATCATGATTGTCGCAGCAGGCTTGCCTCCGGGAGAACATCGGCGGCGGCGAACTTCACTCTGGTGCAAGCAGCCGCTTTCCATCTGCTCCAGAATACCGGAACATGAACTTCGGCACGCGCTTGGCGGAAGACCGAAAACCGGGGGGACGAGATGAGGAGAGCGATCGCGGGGGCTGGCGCCGTGCTGGTGGCGTTGGCCGTGCTGGGGGCCGCATGGGCACATGGGCCGACCCGCCAGAAGGTTCGCGAATCCATCGAGATCGACGCGCCGCAGGCCAAGGTCTGGGCGGTGATCGGCAATTTCCAGGACATGAGCTGGCTTGCCGGCGTCACCAAGACCGAGGGCGAGAAGGGCAACGAGATCGGCGCTACGCGGCGGCTGACCTTGGCGCCCGGCGTCACCATCGACGAGGAGCTCTACAAATACGAGCCGGAGATGCTGAGCTATTCGTACCGGATCACCGCGGTCGACGTGAAGGTGCTGCCGGTCACCAATTATTCCTCGACGCTGACGGTGTCGCCGGCGCCCGACGGCAAGGCGAAGCTGGAATGGGCCGGCGCATTCTACCGCGGCTATCCCAACAACGACCCGCCGCCGGAGCTGAACGACGAGGCCGCCATCAAGGCGGTGAGCGGCCTTTATCGCGCGGGGCTCGAGGCGCTGAAGAAGAAGATCGAGAGCGGCACCTGATCATGCGGGTGGTCGCGCTGCTGGCGCTGCTCGCCGGGCTCGGCAGCGCGCACGCTGAAGAGGCGTTCGTCACCAACCAGCTCAGCGATGATCTCACGGTGGTCGATCTCGTGACGTCGAGGCCGGTCGCGACCATCGCGATCGGCGGCAAGCCCGCGGGCGTTGCGGTCAGCGCGGATGGCCGTTTCGCCTATGTGACGAGCCCGGATGCCAAGGCGGTCACCGTGGTCGACGCATCGGCGCGAAAGGTGGTCGGCCGGATCGATGTCGGCGGCGGCCCGCTCGGCATCGCGATCGCACCTGACGATGCGACGGTCTACGTTGCCGACTGGTACGCTGCCACGGTGCGGGTGATCGACGCCAAACAGCAGCGCGTGGTCGGCCGCATCGCGGTCGGCGCATCGCCGTCCGGGCTCGCGGTGACGCCGGACGGGCACCTGCTGCTCTCGGCGGATCGCGACGACGACAGCGTCTCGATAACAGATACGTCTGTGCACGAGCGGAGAGGGATCGTGAAGGTCGGCGCCCGTCCGTTCGGCATCACCATCGATGCCGAAGGCAAGCGCGCCTACACCGCCAATGTCGGCTCCAACGATGTCTCCGTGATCGACATCGCGACCGCCCGCGAACTCGGGCGCGTGCGTGTCGGCCTGCGGCCCTACGCGGTGGCGCTGGCACAGGGCCGCGGCTTCGTCACCGACCAGTATGACGGCAAGGTCAGCGTGTTCGACCTCGCGACCTTGCAGCCGCTGAAGCGGATCACGGTCGGCGACTATCCCGAAGGCATCGAGGCGACCGCCGACGGCAAGCGCATCGTGGTCGCGAACTGGGAGAGCAACACGCTGAGCGTGATCGATGCGGTCGAGCTGAAGGTCGTCGGCGAGGTCAAGGTCGGGGACGGACCGCGGGCGTTCGGAGCGTTCCTGAGACGGACCGACTAGGGGCCGGCACGTAGGGTGGGTTAGGCGAAGCCGTAACCCACCATTCCGGTCGCAGAGACGCTGCGGGTTACGCCTTCCACCTTCGCTCGTTGAGCTGCGGTGGACGCGGTCGGCTAACCCGCCCTACGATCTGCCTTCGTGGTAGGCTTATCGGCGACCGATCGTCGCCGCTTCATCAAGGGCAGGCCCATGACCTCATTCAAGCCTGACGGCTGGCCGTGCGTCATCCCGAGACTAGTCACCCGCGATCCCGCCGGCCTGACCGAATTCCTGCGAAGCGTCTTCGGTGCGGAAGGCGAGGCCCGCTCCGGCGCGCCAGCCGAAATCCGGATCGGAGACTCGATGCTTCTGATCAGCGACGGCGGAGCCGTACGGGACGCAATGCCGGGCTCTTTCTATGTCTACGTTCCGAACGCGGACGAGACCTATCGCCGTGCGGTTGCGGCCGGCGCCGAAACGATTGAGAGCCCAGCGGATACGGCATACGGTGACCGGCGGGCAATGGTTCGAGATGCATGGGCGAATGTGTGGCAGATCGCAACGCGCCGCGGAAGGTGAGGCGCGCTTGCTGTAGCCCGCATGAGCGTAGCGATATGCGGGAGCCGACAGCGCATCCGGGCCGACACCCCCGCATATCGCTTCGCTCATGCGGGCTACTCGCTTACTGTAACAGACCGGCGGATTACGCTTCGCCAATCTGCCCTACGTTGGTTACTCCGCCGCCTCGCTCGCTGAGCTCTTCCTCGGCTTGCTGTTCGCCTTCTTCAGCACCGGTGCCAGGAACTTGCCGGTGTAGCTGCGCGGTGCCTTGACGATATCCTCGGGCGGGCCCCAGGCCACGATCTCGCCGCCGCCGTCGCCGCCTTCGGGGCCAAGGTCGATGACCCAGTCGGCGGTCTTGATGACTTCGAGATTGTGCTCGATCACCACGACCGTGTTGCCCTGGGCGACCAGCTCGTGCAGCACCTCGAGCAGCTTGGCGACGTCGTGGAAGTGCAGGCCAGTGGTCGGCTCGTCCAGGATGTAGAGCGTGCGGCCGGTGGCGCGCTTCGACAATTCCTTGGCGAGCTTGACGCGCTGGGCTTCGCCGCCGGACAGCGTGGTGGCCTGCTGGCCGACATGGATATAGTCGAGGCCGACGCGGTGCAGGGTCTGGAAGGTCTCGCGCACGCGCGGCACCGCCTTGAAGAACTCGGCGGCCTCCTCGACGGTCATGTCGAGCACGTCGGCGATGCTCTTGCCCTTGAACAGCACCTCCAGCGTCTCGCGGTTGTAGCGCTTGCCCTTGCAGGTGTCGCAGGTGACGTAGACGTCGGGCAGGAAGTGCATCTCGATCTTGATGACGCCGTCGCCCTGGCAGGCCTCGCAGCGGCCGCCCTTGACGTTGAACGAGAAGCGCCCGGGCTCGTAGCCGCGTGCCTTCGCTTCGGGGAGGCCGGCGAACCATTCGCGGATCGGCGTGAAGGCGCCGGTATAGGTCGCGGGGTTGGAGCGCGGCGTGCGGCCGATCGGCGACTGGTCGATATCGATGATCTTGTCGATATGCTCCAATCCCTCGATGCGGTCGTGCGGCGCGGCGCCTTCGCTGGCGTTGTTGAGCTTGCGGGCGATGGCGCGGTACAGCGTGTCGATCAGCAAGGTCGACTTGCCGCCGCCGGAGACGCCTGTGACGCAGGTGAACAGGCCGAGCGGGATCTCGGCCGAGACGTTCTTCAGATTGTTGCCGCGGGCGTTGACGACCTTGATGGTGCGGCGGTGGTTCGGCGGCCGCCGGTCGGGCACCGGCACCGAAAGCTCGCCGGTGAGGTACTTGCCGGTCAGCGATTTCGGGTTGCGCATGATCTGGTCGGGCGTGCCTTCGGCG
Coding sequences within:
- a CDS encoding AAA family ATPase, which produces MARRNRPINMPAPYLKRVWLDPARIPNRQAYPFVLPLLRDDFELSFEEAITIIVGENGTGKSTLLEGIAVMAGYDDAGGGKGYRAVDHGGAVEKMGGSLATALRASWLPKITNGWFFRAESFFSVARYLDEAALDVGDMPPDFLSHSHGEGFLRFFEERCRRQGIFIFDEPESALSPSRQIEFLKLLHRMHGTGHCQVIMATHSPILMAYPNATLLRLTKYGLEPVNLRDTDHYRLMREFCDDPKGFVEAVITE
- a CDS encoding Crp/Fnr family transcriptional regulator, coding for MHQRLIARLQAVTGLSQDERAVLNALPHTIRTLGDRESILREGDRALNCVALMNGFLYRQKIVGDRSQILSLHVPGDIPDLMTLYLPTMDHDLISVGQSTVATVPHAALKALFDKQPSLVHTFWRETLIDAAIFRHWVGNLGALDAIRRVAQLFCELAVRLEFVGLLNQDSFAFPLTQADIGSACGLSTVHTNRTLQALRKRGLLEWRGELVSLPNRAELEQLAEFNPDYLQRKAQPT
- a CDS encoding SRPBCC family protein — protein: MRRAIAGAGAVLVALAVLGAAWAHGPTRQKVRESIEIDAPQAKVWAVIGNFQDMSWLAGVTKTEGEKGNEIGATRRLTLAPGVTIDEELYKYEPEMLSYSYRITAVDVKVLPVTNYSSTLTVSPAPDGKAKLEWAGAFYRGYPNNDPPPELNDEAAIKAVSGLYRAGLEALKKKIESGT
- a CDS encoding cytochrome D1 domain-containing protein, yielding MRVVALLALLAGLGSAHAEEAFVTNQLSDDLTVVDLVTSRPVATIAIGGKPAGVAVSADGRFAYVTSPDAKAVTVVDASARKVVGRIDVGGGPLGIAIAPDDATVYVADWYAATVRVIDAKQQRVVGRIAVGASPSGLAVTPDGHLLLSADRDDDSVSITDTSVHERRGIVKVGARPFGITIDAEGKRAYTANVGSNDVSVIDIATARELGRVRVGLRPYAVALAQGRGFVTDQYDGKVSVFDLATLQPLKRITVGDYPEGIEATADGKRIVVANWESNTLSVIDAVELKVVGEVKVGDGPRAFGAFLRRTD
- a CDS encoding VOC family protein — its product is MTSFKPDGWPCVIPRLVTRDPAGLTEFLRSVFGAEGEARSGAPAEIRIGDSMLLISDGGAVRDAMPGSFYVYVPNADETYRRAVAAGAETIESPADTAYGDRRAMVRDAWANVWQIATRRGR